The following nucleotide sequence is from Saimiri boliviensis isolate mSaiBol1 chromosome 6, mSaiBol1.pri, whole genome shotgun sequence.
GAGCTGGACTATAAATAACAAGACAGCTGGGAGGCGGCTGTTCTTGGCAGCCACGTGTGGGCTGGTGGTAGTGTGCTGCAGCTGCTTTCCTTCAGAGTCCAGCAGGATTCTGCCCTGAGGTCTGCTTTGAGCCAGCCCCCACCCAGGGTCACCCCGGAGAAATGCAGAGCAGAGAAGCCCTGGAGACACTGCAAGTTGGAGTTCCATCCCCCTGTGGGTGCCCAGGAGCTCACCCAGCCTGAGGAGTAGATAGGACGAGCTGTCCCGCTGCCATTCAGGAAGAGGTCCCCATAGACGAGGTCCCTGGACTAAGGGTGGAGTGCTCAGGGGAGCACAGCTTGGTGCAGGATGCCCCACTGGCCTCAACAGTGGGTTCCTTCCTCCAGCTCTAGAGCCATTCCCTTCTAGCTCCTTTCTTACTGTAGACATTGCTAACAAGGGGAAGTGAGGGTCAGGAAACCCCAGCCTGTGTCCCAGATCTGTCTCCTGCTGGCCGTGCATGTGGACAAACcacttaaccttttaaaaatgggtGTGACTTACACCTACTCCCAGGTGTCATAAAAATTACCCACCCGTGTGAAAGTGTTTTGTAAAAATGTGAAACCCTAAGATAAGGCCTCTTAATTGTAGCTTACACATAGAGTAATGATGGAAGACCCACGTTATTATGTAATGGGGAAGAGTAAAACTAGtcagtttttaagatttttggctgggtgcagtggcttatacctgtaatcccagcactttgggaggctgaggttgggtatgagccactgcacctgggaggtttgcttgagcccaggagactgagaccagcctgggatacatggcaagactccatctctagcaaaaaaaattagctgggtgtggtggcatgtgcctacagtcctagctactcaggaggctaggtgaggtgggaggagtgcttcAGCCCAGAAGGTATAGGCTGCAATGAGTCGAGGTCACATCACAGCATTGCAGTCTGGGTGGCAAAGCAGcagcctttctcaaaaaaaaaaaaaaaaaaaaaaaaacccctcgaGGCTGTTGAGTGTACTCGTAGGTATGTATGTACATGTTCTTCAGGGCTCTCTCCTGGTCTGGAGGCGCTGTCTGAACGTCTGCAATGTCACTGTGCTGCCCTCTTCCAATGCCAGCCTATCGGTACTCCTCTAGAGGAATGTGTGGCATCCGAGTAATTTATTTACATCCACATTGAAAAATAACTGGGAAAATTGTGGCTCTCGGTCTGCATCTCCAGCCCCAGCTGTATGTGATGTCACTGATTAATGCACTGAGCGGCTTAAATCAGACGCTGGCCCAGCAGGGGTATGGAGAGAGGCTTCATCAGTCAGAATGATGAAACTCTAGATCAAATACCAGTGGGAGAGACTGAAGATGCTGTTGCCTGGGGAACAGCAAAATGGTGCACCCCACAGGGAAGGAGAACCAAGAACCATGAGCCATTGCAGGAGTCGGGGGTCTCCCAAAAGCCACAGACCACTGAGGGGCCCTCgtgtggtttggatctgtgttcccacccaaatctcacctgtGAAATTGCAATCCCCACAATGTTGGAGGAGGtgctggtgggaggtgatcagaTCATGGTGGgggagttctcatgaatggtttagcaccatcccccccCCAGGTACTGTATATAGTTtagtgagttcttttttttttttgagatggagttttgctcttgttacccaggctggagtgcaatggcgcgatctcggctcaccgcaacctccgcctcctgggttcaagcaattctcctgcctcagcctcctgagtagctgggattacaggcacgtgccaccatgcccagctaatttttttgtatctttagtagagacggggtttcaccatgttgaccagaatggtctcgatctcttgacctcgtgatccacccgcctcggcctcccaaagtgctaggattacaggcttgagccaccgcgcccggctagtgaGTTCTTGTATAGTGAGATCAGGTTGTTTAAAGAGAGTGTGGTACCTCCCCAATTCTCTCttgctcccctttgccttccatgaTCATTGAAAGTTTCTTGAGGCTTCTTCAGAAgccgagcagatgccagcatcatgcttcccatacagcctgcagaactgtgagccaatgaaacctcttttctttataaattacccagtctcaggtatttctttatagcagtgcaagaatgatCAAGTATAGGCTCCTTCCAGACAGCCTCAGACAGAACCCTCTGGTTGCGTCTAGAAATGACTCCTGACTTATTCTACCTTCAGTTCCAATGGAAATAACGTAAACCCTGCACGATACTGTGAAGGGCCGATGTGGATACAGCTGAAGGCTTCTGCCCCAGGATAGGATGGGCTGGCAGAAAAGAATGTATTTCACTTGGAGTTCACCAGTACAGCCATGACCCAGTGCCTCCCTAGCCTGCGGACCTGGTAGTGATGGGCTGGGGAGAAGAACCCACACGTGCAATCAGACACCTGCACCTGCCGCCCACCCACATGCTGCCCTCTTGGGGCAGCTAGTCTCCTGCAACCAACTTGAAGCTTGGTTTGGGCTTTGGCGAGGCTCTAAATGGCCTTCTAGGTGGTCCTGGCAGAGATCTGGAGGGCACAGAGGAAAGAGTGGAACTTctctttggaagccaaggtggggagGTTCCAGCAGCCTCATTTCATTACAAGTCTTTATGAGGGAGTGCTGTGTCCCACCAGGATGGCTTTGCTCATTACTTGGCTGCGCCGGAGTCCAGGAGCATGAGAAAAAGAAGTGTTGTTATTGCATTAACAGACGTGGCCCACACAGGCTTTACGAATTCCCCTCGTGTCCGGCGGGGCTGTTCCCTGAGGGCCTTTCCTGGTCGGCAGGGACAGTACACATGGAGCGGTGTGCACCTGCACCAACCGCAGACTTACCTTGGAGCGAGGCTGGCGGACTTGGCTCCCGTCGGTGAATCCAGTCCTTCCCCCGGCTTTGCTGATTTCTCTCGGTTCATTTGCTGTAGGATAGAGTTCAATTCACTAATCACGTTTGCCTTTGGGCCTGAGAGAATCGGGCTTTTGATCTCTGTGACGTCACCCCACAACTTGGAGGTCCTTGGCTGGAGAATCTTGGCCATCCCGGGCTGGGCACTgcctggcgggggcgggggggcgggcgGGGGGATAACAAAGCTGTCTACATCCTCTTCCACGAGTGCGTCTTGATAAAGTGCATTGCTTTTGTGAATGATGGGCTTCACTTTTGGCTTAGGAGGTACTGGGGGTTTGTCAACCATAAATGCTTGCCCATCTGCATAGACTGTGCAGGTGTCCACGTTCTCTCCACCTTCGGAAGACAGGGTGGAGATGCTAGACACGGTGGAGATAGTGCTGGTCGTCTCGAGGTGGTGGTCGCTGCTACTCCGGCTGTCCACCTCCTCGATCCCAGAGTCGGCGACGGCGTCAAAGCTTTCAGGGGGTGGCAGGAATGAGGCAGGCAGACAGTTTGAAAGACTGGCTGGCTTCTTGCTGTCTGCAGAGTTGGTTGGTTGGCTGGAGTTCAACGCAGGGGACGGAGGGGTGTcgtttttcttctgcttcactAAGTCTGTGAGAGCCGGCACAGAAGCTGCCCGGTCATCGGGGATATCAAAACTATTTGCAAATTCCAGGGGAGGAGGCAATggctctgtaaaaataaaatcctcatcCAAGTCCACGGATGCcagagggggaggagggatgCGGAATGGCAAAATCACCGCCTCTTCCATGGAGCCCACCGCCACAAGGGCTCTGCCGGGCACGGCGGTGGGCTCGGGGGCAGCGGAGATCTGTAAAGCACCTTCGGTTTCGGAAACACCTTCTGGCACCCCGGACGGCGAGCCGTCCGGCTTCACCTCCACATCTGCCTTCTCGTCCTCTTCCTGCAGGGCGTTGTCCAGCTTGGCGGCGTCCACAGTGTGGACCATCAGCAGGCCAGCCGACTTCTGCTGGGACGTGTCCATGATGTCGATCAGCATGTTCTTCTTGTCATCACCCTTCCGGTCCCGGCCCAGGTCGGTCTCGTACTTGTTCTCCGTCTCCTGCCGCCTCAGGGGCCCCCGGGTGTTCGGCCTGGCAGCTGTAGGGAAGCCGGCATCCAGGTTGGGCCGCATTTTGGTATCAATGTAAAGAGGTTTGTTGAGGTCGGCCTTGGGGGCCTCCCCTTTGGGTCCCTGCTGAGACTCCTTCATGGCTCGGTCCCTTGCGGAGAGTGCCAGGGCCAGCGGGGAGCTGGGATCGAGCAGCCGTCCTGTGAGTGGGTGGACGTAATTCCCAGGGCCGGCTGTGCCGCCGCTCGTTGGGGGCACCACTGGGCTGCTCTCAGGCCCCTGGGCTTTGGACGTGGAATTCAGTGCCCTCCCAGCCTCACCCTGAGCACTGGCCTCGGTGCCACCCATGAAATGGTTTTCGGGCTCCCTGGGCACGGCGCCTGGCATGGGGGACGACAGCTGCTCGGCGCCATCCTCGTCAGCAAAACTCTCCTCCTCGGGGAACATGGAGGGCCGTGTCCGGGAGGCAGGCGGCCCCAGGCCCACGTCCTCGTCCCCCAGGTCTGTGGAGAGGAAGGCCGGGGAGTTCCTCCTGGCTTCCAGCCGCTTCTCCCTGTCGCGGACGGCTCCGGCGATGGCGGCGGCAAAGGGGCTGCTGACGGTCAGGCTTTCGTCGGGCCGCAGCTGGCCTGGTGGCTCCGGGGCCTGGGGGTCGATCTCCATGCTGCTGCCCTGGCTGCTCTTGCCGCTGCTGCTGGTGGACGGCTCCTTCACGATGATGGTCGGGATGGGGATGGAGCACGTCTTTTCGGGGCTGTCCTCCACGTTGGACTGCTTCACCAGCATCCCCTTCCGCCTGGCAGGCTTGGCGGGGACGTAAACGGCTTTGCTGGCGATCTTGCCCACCTCTGAGTACGGGTTTTCGGGCATCTGGCCCCTCTTGTTGCGGAAGTTGGCCTGCGGGCCAGCGTTCCGATTGTAGAGGTCTTCAGAGTCCAGGGAGTAGCGGTCCAGCTCTCTCCTGAAATACATCCCCTTCTCCCTCATCATGGTGGCCACCGTGTCGGACCTGGTGGCGGGGGACATCTTGGCAGCAGAATTCTGATTGAACGCAGGCTTAATCGTCCCGTAGACTCTTGGAGTTGGGGACTTGGGGCAGTTGTAAGTGGTGGGGGAAGGTGGTGGTGGGGACGGGGGCACAGACTGTGGTGGAGGGGGGATGTCCTCGGAGGTATCCGGCATGGACAGGCTTCTGGTGAACTTCAGCATTGGAGGAGCCAGAAACTGCCGCTCTTCCTCTGTTATTCCTACAAGTAGAAGACAGGTTTAGCTTCGGGTCACAACAGTAACAAGGCCTGTGTTCCTAGGAATGTGTGATATGCTACGTCCCCACAAACTCAGAGTCAGATGATGAACGGGTGTTGATGAAACACAGCACAAGCCACAATGTTGAGTGGTTAGTCACATGGCCCGCTGTGAGCCAAAGGACAAGAAAGGGAAGCACAGAAAGGCACTGGGGATGCTGTGAGTGAGCTGCGGTGGGGCCTTTGGGCTCAGGGTGCGGCACGGAGTTGtgtgaggccagggcaggagggcgCCTGACGCTGAGCTGTGAGCTGCTCTGCAGGCCACGCGGGCAGCTCGCCTGGGGctgcacatgcatgtgtatgcgcATGTGTGCTTGCGCTGGCACTGGGGGCTGGGTTGGCTAGACCAAAAGGTATCCTTCCGCCATGCCCCTTCAAGTGTGGTAAGGGCTCCTTGGGGGTGTTGTTAGGGCAGGGGCTTAAGGCTGTCACCTGTCCATCTGAAATGAGAGCAAAGGGTTGCAGTTACTGCTGTGTTTATGTGGCAAGGATGGTGTGCAGTCCTCCATCCAGATGGCACTTGAGCCCTGCGGCTGCCCAGATGTACAGGGAGGCCTCTGGCACCCTGAGTGCAGCCATCTGCCCACCGTTGGCCCTGTGTGTTCTGGAAGGAGGTGCTTTCCTTCTAGGGTCATGTGAATCCTTCTGTTGCCTGACTTCACTGGGCCCCACTAAGGGTTCTGTGTGTCCTGGAGTTCTTTGGACCTGCAGAGAGATGGGTGGTTGGGGCTTGCCAGCTCAGAGGAGGGGCTGTGTGGGCTCCGGAGCCTGTGACTGAGGGGCGAGCCCAGGTTCTTTTAAAGACCCTGGCCTGAGCCCGGCCTCAGTGAGCCCCTTCTGTGTCCCCATGGCAGCCCTGGAACTAGTCCTGCCCGAGACCATCTGGAGCAGTGGCTGAGAGCCCAGTGGCCCACCATGATCGTGACTGACCAGGCTTCAAGTGTGGCTGACCTGGCACAAAGTCCAAGTCATGTTCCATGAGTTGACCTCATGAAAGGACGTGAATGTTGAGTGTGGGGGGATGCGGCTGAGGTCCTACGACAGCCAGCAGTGGGGCCTGAGGGCTCTCTGGGTATGTTGCCTGAGTGTGACTTTACAAACTGTTCAGCAGCTCAAGACACAGAAATGTCAACAGGAGCACTGGGGGAG
It contains:
- the SHANK2 gene encoding SH3 and multiple ankyrin repeat domains protein 2 isoform X12 — its product is MMMNVPGGGAAAVMMTGYNNGRCPRNSLYSDCIIEEKTVVLQKKDNEGFGFVLRGAKADTPIEEFTPTPAFPALQYLESVDEGGVAWQAGLRTGDFLIEVNNENVVKVGHRQVVNMIRQGGNHLVLKVVTVTRNLDPDDTARKKAPPPPKRAPTTALTLRSKSMTSELEELVDKASVRKKKDKPEEIVPASKPSRAAENMAVEPRVATIKQRPSSRCFPAGSDINSVYERQGIAVMTPTVPGSPKAPFLGLPRGTMRRQKSIGITEEERQFLAPPMLKFTRSLSMPDTSEDIPPPPQSVPPSPPPPSPTTYNCPKSPTPRVYGTIKPAFNQNSAAKMSPATRSDTVATMMREKGMYFRRELDRYSLDSEDLYNRNAGPQANFRNKRGQMPENPYSEVGKIASKAVYVPAKPARRKGMLVKQSNVEDSPEKTCSIPIPTIIVKEPSTSSSGKSSQGSSMEIDPQAPEPPGQLRPDESLTVSSPFAAAIAGAVRDREKRLEARRNSPAFLSTDLGDEDVGLGPPASRTRPSMFPEEESFADEDGAEQLSSPMPGAVPREPENHFMGGTEASAQGEAGRALNSTSKAQGPESSPVVPPTSGGTAGPGNYVHPLTGRLLDPSSPLALALSARDRAMKESQQGPKGEAPKADLNKPLYIDTKMRPNLDAGFPTAARPNTRGPLRRQETENKYETDLGRDRKGDDKKNMLIDIMDTSQQKSAGLLMVHTVDAAKLDNALQEEDEKADVEVKPDGSPSGVPEGVSETEGALQISAAPEPTAVPGRALVAVGSMEEAVILPFRIPPPPLASVDLDEDFIFTEPLPPPLEFANSFDIPDDRAASVPALTDLVKQKKNDTPPSPALNSSQPTNSADSKKPASLSNCLPASFLPPPESFDAVADSGIEEVDSRSSSDHHLETTSTISTVSSISTLSSEGGENVDTCTVYADGQAFMVDKPPVPPKPKVKPIIHKSNALYQDALVEEDVDSFVIPPPAPPPPPGSAQPGMAKILQPRTSKLWGDVTEIKSPILSGPKANVISELNSILQQMNREKSAKPGEGLDSPTGAKSASLAPRSPEIMSTISGTRSTTVTFTVRPGTSQPITLQSRPPDYESRTSGTRRAPSPVVSPTETNKEILPTPLSAAASPSPTLSDVFSLPSQPPSGDLFGLNPVGRSRSPSPSILQQPISNKPFTTKPVHLWTKPDVADWLESLNLGEHKEAFMDNEIDGSHLPNLQKEDLIDLGVTRVGHRMNIERALKQLLDR
- the SHANK2 gene encoding SH3 and multiple ankyrin repeat domains protein 2 isoform X9, whose amino-acid sequence is MVTPRLERMAENSRFKKKVHFGETRADRSKKLFRHYTVGSYDSFDTTSDCIIEEKTVVLQKKDNEGFGFVLRGAKADTPIEEFTPTPAFPALQYLESVDEGGVAWQAGLRTGDFLIEVNNENVVKVGHRQVVNMIRQGGNHLVLKVVTVTRNLDPDDTARKKAPPPPKRAPTTALTLRSKSMTSELEELDKPEEIVPASKPSRAAENMAVEPRVATIKQRPSSRCFPAGSDINSVYERQGIAVMTPTVPGSPKAPFLGLPRGTMRRQKSIDSRIFLSGITEEERQFLAPPMLKFTRSLSMPDTSEDIPPPPQSVPPSPPPPSPTTYNCPKSPTPRVYGTIKPAFNQNSAAKMSPATRSDTVATMMREKGMYFRRELDRYSLDSEDLYNRNAGPQANFRNKRGQMPENPYSEVGKIASKAVYVPAKPARRKGMLVKQSNVEDSPEKTCSIPIPTIIVKEPSTSSSGKSSQGSSMEIDPQAPEPPGQLRPDESLTVSSPFAAAIAGAVRDREKRLEARRNSPAFLSTDLGDEDVGLGPPASRTRPSMFPEEESFADEDGAEQLSSPMPGAVPREPENHFMGGTEASAQGEAGRALNSTSKAQGPESSPVVPPTSGGTAGPGNYVHPLTGRLLDPSSPLALALSARDRAMKESQQGPKGEAPKADLNKPLYIDTKMRPNLDAGFPTAARPNTRGPLRRQETENKYETDLGRDRKGDDKKNMLIDIMDTSQQKSAGLLMVHTVDAAKLDNALQEEDEKADVEVKPDGSPSGVPEGVSETEGALQISAAPEPTAVPGRALVAVGSMEEAVILPFRIPPPPLASVDLDEDFIFTEPLPPPLEFANSFDIPDDRAASVPALTDLVKQKKNDTPPSPALNSSQPTNSADSKKPASLSNCLPASFLPPPESFDAVADSGIEEVDSRSSSDHHLETTSTISTVSSISTLSSEGGENVDTCTVYADGQAFMVDKPPVPPKPKVKPIIHKSNALYQDALVEEDVDSFVIPPPAPPPPPGSAQPGMAKILQPRTSKLWGDVTEIKSPILSGPKANVISELNSILQQMNREKSAKPGEGLDSPTGAKSASLAPRSPEIMSTISGTRSTTVTFTVRPGTSQPITLQSRPPDYESRTSGTRRAPSPVVSPTETNKEILPTPLSAAASPSPTLSDVFSLPSQPPSGDLFGLNPVGRSRSPSPSILQQPISNKPFTTKPVHLWTKPDVADWLESLNLGEHKEAFMDNEIDGSHLPNLQKEDLIDLGVTRVGHRMNIERALKQLLDR
- the SHANK2 gene encoding SH3 and multiple ankyrin repeat domains protein 2 isoform X11, encoding MKSLLNAFTKKEVPFREAPAYSNRRRRPPNTLAAPRVLLRSNSDNNLNASAPEWAVCSTGTSNRSLSPQLLQQMPSKPEGAAKTIGSYVPGPRSRSPSLNRLGGAGEDGKRLQPLWHVGSPFVPAANKDSPLAFEYPGPKRKLYSAVPGRLFVVIKPYQPQVDGEIPLHRGDRVKVLSIGEGGFWEGSARGHIGWFPAECVEEVQCKPRDSQAETRADRSKKLFRHYTVGSYDSFDTTSDCIIEEKTVVLQKKDNEGFGFVLRGAKADTPIEEFTPTPAFPALQYLESVDEGGVAWQAGLRTGDFLIEVNNENVVKVGHRQVVNMIRQGGNHLVLKVVTVTRNLDPDDTARKKAPPPPKRAPTTALTLRSKSMTSELEELVDKASVRKKKDKPEEIVPASKPSRAAENMAVEPRVATIKQRPSSRCFPAGSDINSVYERQGIAVMTPTVPGSPKAPFLGLPRGTMRRQKSIDSRIFLSGITEEERQFLAPPMLKFTRSLSMPDTSEDIPPPPQSVPPSPPPPSPTTYNCPKSPTPRVYGTIKPAFNQNSAAKMSPATRSDTVATMMREKGMYFRRELDRYSLDSEDLYNRNAGPQANFRNKRGQMPENPYSEVGKIASKAVYVPAKPARRKGMLVKQSNVEDSPEKTCSIPIPTIIVKEPSTSSSGKSSQGSSMEIDPQAPEPPGQLRPDESLTVSSPFAAAIAGAVRDREKRLEARRNSPAFLSTDLGDEDVGLGPPASRTRPSMFPEEESFADEDGAEQLSSPMPGAVPREPENHFMGGTEASAQGEAGRALNSTSKAQGPESSPVVPPTSGGTAGPGNYVHPLTGRLLDPSSPLALALSARDRAMKESQQGPKGEAPKADLNKPLYIDTKMRPNLDAGFPTAARPNTRGPLRRQETENKYETDLGRDRKGDDKKNMLIDIMDTSQQKSAGLLMVHTVDAAKLDNALQEEDEKADVEVKPDGSPSGVPEGVSETEGALQISAAPEPTAVPGRALVAVGSMEEAVILPFRIPPPPLASVDLDEDFIFTEPLPPPLEFANSFDIPDDRAASVPALTDLVKQKKNDTPPSPALNSSQPTNSADSKKPASLSNCLPASFLPPPESFDAVADSGIEEVDSRSSSDHHLETTSTISTVSSISTLSSEGGENVDTCTVYADGQAFMVDKPPVPPKPKVKPIIHKSNALYQDALVEEDVDSFVIPPPAPPPPPGSAQPGMAKILQPRTSKLWGDVTEIKSPILSGPKANVISELNSILQQMNREKSAKPGEGLDSPTGAKSASLAPRSPEIMSTISGTRSTTVTFTVRPGTSQPITLQSRPPDYESRTSGTRRAPSPVVSPTETNKEILPTPLSAAASPSPTLSDVFSLPSQPPSGDLFGLNPVGRSRSPSPSILQQPISNKPFTTKPVHLWTKPDVADWLESLNLGEHKEAFMDNEIDGSHLPNLQKEDLIDLGVTRVGHRMNIERALKQLLDR
- the SHANK2 gene encoding SH3 and multiple ankyrin repeat domains protein 2 isoform X7, which translates into the protein MKSLLNAFTKKEVPFREAPAYSNRRRRPPNTLAAPRVLLRSNSDNNLNASAPEWAVCSTGTSNRSLSPQLLQQMPSKPEGAAKTIGSYVPGPRSRSPSLNRLGGAGEDGKRLQPLWHVGSPFVPAANKDSPLAFEYPGPKRKLYSAVPGRLFVVIKPYQPQVDGEIPLHRGDRVKVLSIGEGGFWEGSARGHIGWFPAECVEEVQCKPRDSQAETRADRSKKLFRHYTVGSYDSFDTTSDCIIEEKTVVLQKKDNEGFGFVLRGAKADTPIEEFTPTPAFPALQYLESVDEGGVAWQAGLRTGDFLIEVNNENVVKVGHRQVVNMIRQGGNHLVLKVVTVTRNLDPDDTARKKAPPPPKRAPTTALTLRSKSMTSELEELDKPEEIVPASKPSRAAENMAVEPRVATIKQRPSSRCFPAGSDINSVYERQGIAVMTPTVPGSPKAPFLGLPRGTMRRQKSIDSRIFLSGITEEERQFLAPPMLKFTRSLSMPDTSEDIPPPPQSVPPSPPPPSPTTYNCPKSPTPRVYGTIKPAFNQNSAAKMSPATRSDTVATMMREKGMYFRRELDRYSLDSEDLYNRNAGPQANFRNKRGQMPENPYSEVGKIASKAVYVPAKPARRKGMLVKQSNVEDSPEKTCSIPIPTIIVKEPSTSSSGKSSQGSSMEIDPQAPEPPGQLRPDESLTVSSPFAAAIAGAVRDREKRLEARRNSPAFLSTDLGDEDVGLGPPASRTRPSMFPEEESFADEDGAEQLSSPMPGAVPREPENHFMGGTEASAQGEAGRALNSTSKAQGPESSPVVPPTSGGTAGPGNYVHPLTGRLLDPSSPLALALSARDRAMKESQQGPKGEAPKADLNKPLYIDTKMRPNLDAGFPTAARPNTRGPLRRQETENKYETDLGRDRKGDDKKNMLIDIMDTSQQKSAGLLMVHTVDAAKLDNALQEEDEKADVEVKPDGSPSGVPEGVSETEGALQISAAPEPTAVPGRALVAVGSMEEAVILPFRIPPPPLASVDLDEDFIFTEPLPPPLEFANSFDIPDDRAASVPALTDLVKQKKNDTPPSPALNSSQPTNSADSKKPASLSNCLPASFLPPPESFDAVADSGIEEVDSRSSSDHHLETTSTISTVSSISTLSSEGGENVDTCTVYADGQAFMVDKPPVPPKPKVKPIIHKSNALYQDALVEEDVDSFVIPPPAPPPPPGSAQPGMAKILQPRTSKLWGDVTEIKSPILSGPKANVISELNSILQQMNREKSAKPGEGLDSPTGAKSASLAPRSPEIMSTISGTRSTTVTFTVRPGTSQPITLQSRPPDYESRTSGTRRAPSPVVSPTETNKEILPTPLSAAASPSPTLSDVFSLPSQPPSGDLFGLNPVGRSRSPSPSILQQPISNKPFTTKPVHLWTKPDVADWLESLNLGEHKEAFMDNEIDGSHLPNLQKEDLIDLGVTRVGHRMNIERALKQLLDR
- the SHANK2 gene encoding SH3 and multiple ankyrin repeat domains protein 2 isoform X8, whose amino-acid sequence is MKSLLNAFTKKEVPFREAPAYSNRRRRPPNTLAAPRVLLRSNSDNNLNASAPEWAVCSTGTSNRSLSPQLLQQMPSKPEGAAKTIGSYVPGPRSRSPSLNRLGGAGEDGKRLQPLWHVGSPFVPAANKDSPLAFEYPGPKRKLYSAVPGRLFVVIKPYQPQVDGEIPLHRGDRVKVLSIGEGGFWEGSARGHIGWFPAECVEEVQCKPRDSQAETRADRSKKLFRHYTVGSYDSFDTTSDCIIEEKTVVLQKKDNEGFGFVLRGAKADTPIEEFTPTPAFPALQYLESVDEGGVAWQAGLRTGDFLIEVNNENVVKVGHRQVVNMIRQGGNHLVLKVVTVTRNLDPDDTARKKAPPPPKRAPTTALTLRSKSMTSELEELDKPEEIVPASKPSRAAENMAVEPRVATIKQRPSSRCFPAGSDINSVYERQGIAVMTPTVPGSPKAPFLGLPRGITEEERQFLAPPMLKFTRSLSMPDTSEDIPPPPQSVPPSPPPPSPTTYNCPKSPTPRVYGTIKPAFNQNSAAKMSPATRSDTVATMMREKGMYFRRELDRYSLDSEDLYNRNAGPQANFRNKRGQMPENPYSEVGKIASKAVYVPAKPARRKGMLVKQSNVEDSPEKTCSIPIPTIIVKEPSTSSSGKSSQGSSMEIDPQAPEPPGQLRPDESLTVSSPFAAAIAGAVRDREKRLEARRNSPAFLSTDLGDEDVGLGPPASRTRPSMFPEEESFADEDGAEQLSSPMPGAVPREPENHFMGGTEASAQGEAGRALNSTSKAQGPESSPVVPPTSGGTAGPGNYVHPLTGRLLDPSSPLALALSARDRAMKESQQGPKGEAPKADLNKPLYIDTKMRPNLDAGFPTAARPNTRGPLRRQETENKYETDLGRDRKGDDKKNMLIDIMDTSQQKSAGLLMVHTVDAAKLDNALQEEDEKADVEVKPDGSPSGVPEGVSETEGALQISAAPEPTAVPGRALVAVGSMEEAVILPFRIPPPPLASVDLDEDFIFTEPLPPPLEFANSFDIPDDRAASVPALTDLVKQKKNDTPPSPALNSSQPTNSADSKKPASLSNCLPASFLPPPESFDAVADSGIEEVDSRSSSDHHLETTSTISTVSSISTLSSEGGENVDTCTVYADGQAFMVDKPPVPPKPKVKPIIHKSNALYQDALVEEDVDSFVIPPPAPPPPPGSAQPGMAKILQPRTSKLWGDVTEIKSPILSGPKANVISELNSILQQMNREKSAKPGEGLDSPTGAKSASLAPRSPEIMSTISGTRSTTVTFTVRPGTSQPITLQSRPPDYESRTSGTRRAPSPVVSPTETNKEILPTPLSAAASPSPTLSDVFSLPSQPPSGDLFGLNPVGRSRSPSPSILQQPISNKPFTTKPVHLWTKPDVADWLESLNLGEHKEAFMDNEIDGSHLPNLQKEDLIDLGVTRVGHRMNIERALKQLLDR